CTATCACGTGGGCAGCAACATTCATTTGCCATGGCAACTGCATTTGGAGAAGCTGATTCAACCGATACCCGAAGAGAACAAAGCCGATTTTTTGGAACGGGTGCTGAAGCGGATCGATGTGGTGATGGATGCGGAGACGTTGATGACGCTGGAGCAGTTTTTCAGCCTGGACTGCAATGTCAGCGAAACCGCGAAAAAACTGTACATTCACCGCAATACGCTGCTTTACCGGCTGGATAAATTCAAGCAGGAAACCGGTCTGGACGTGAGGACGTTCAACGATGCGGTGCTTGTGAAAATTGCTTTATTATTGTACAAAGTAACGAAAAGAAAGTGATTTTTTTGTGAAGATTGTGCATAGTCATAACGGGCCCGGCAATGTAAGATGGAACTATAAGAACGATACTAATCCGTAGGGGGAATTGATCCATGGCTGGTGTACGCTTAAATCACGTCGTGAAGAAGTATCCGGGTAACGAAGAAGCAACGGTGAAAGACTTCCATCTTGAGATTAAAGATAAAGAGTTTCTCGTACTTGTCGGCGCTTCCGGTTGCGGTAAGTCGACTACGCTGCGTATGATCGCAGGCCTCGAAGAAATCACGGAAGGCGAGCTTTATATCGGCGACCGTCTCGTTAACGACGTGGCTCCGAAAGACCGCGACATCGCTATGGTGTTCCAATCTTACGCTTTGTATCCGCACATGAACGTATATCAAAACATGGCTTTCGGTTTGAAGCTGCGCAAGTTCAAGAAAGCCGACATCGACGCTCGCGTTCGCGAAGCGGCGAAAATTCTCGACATCGAACATTTGCTTGACCGTAAGCCGAAGGCTCTCTCCGGCGGTCAGCGTCAACGCGTTGCCTTGGGCCGCGCTATCGTCCGCGAACCTCAAGTGTTCCTGATGGACGAACCGCTCTCCAACTTGGACGCCAAGCTGCGCGTACAGATGCGTGCGGAAATCAGCAAGCTGCACAAGCGTCTTGAAACTACAATCATCTACGTAACGCACGACCAGACGGAAGCTATGACAATGGGCGACCGTATCGTCGTAATGGATAAAGGCATCATTCAGCAAGCCGCTTCTCCGGAAGAGATCTACAACTATCCGGTAAACA
The window above is part of the Paenibacillus hamazuiensis genome. Proteins encoded here:
- a CDS encoding ABC transporter ATP-binding protein encodes the protein MAGVRLNHVVKKYPGNEEATVKDFHLEIKDKEFLVLVGASGCGKSTTLRMIAGLEEITEGELYIGDRLVNDVAPKDRDIAMVFQSYALYPHMNVYQNMAFGLKLRKFKKADIDARVREAAKILDIEHLLDRKPKALSGGQRQRVALGRAIVREPQVFLMDEPLSNLDAKLRVQMRAEISKLHKRLETTIIYVTHDQTEAMTMGDRIVVMDKGIIQQAASPEEIYNYPVNMFVAGFIGSPSMNFISGTFAEEGGGLRFKAPGCNLEVPEGKAKVLREKGYIGKEVVFGVRPEDFHEEAIVIEASPNSIVNAHIEVAENLGHEMFLYLNGLGNQSVVARVDGRAGFKEGTNVKLAIDMNKVHFFDKETTQSILLS